In Picosynechococcus sp. PCC 7002, the following are encoded in one genomic region:
- a CDS encoding YkgJ family cysteine cluster protein: MPTWQCIENCGACCHLEPGDRPDLEDYLTPAQLEQYLAMVGPDGWCINYDQAHRKCKIYTERPRFCRVLPETFTEMFDVPTEELQQFAIDCCLEHIDSIYGDESPEMERYVAKVVNVGL; this comes from the coding sequence ATGCCCACTTGGCAATGTATTGAAAACTGTGGTGCCTGCTGCCACCTCGAACCCGGCGATCGCCCCGACCTTGAGGACTACCTCACCCCCGCTCAACTGGAGCAATATCTCGCTATGGTTGGCCCCGACGGCTGGTGCATCAACTATGACCAAGCCCATCGCAAATGCAAGATCTACACCGAACGTCCCCGTTTTTGCCGTGTTCTCCCAGAAACGTTTACCGAAATGTTTGATGTGCCCACCGAAGAGTTACAACAATTTGCCATTGATTGCTGCCTCGAGCACATCGATAGCATCTATGGTGACGAAAGCCCAGAAATGGAGCGCTATGTTGCCAAGGTCGTGAATGTTGGACTGTAA
- a CDS encoding NAD(P)(+) transhydrogenase (Re/Si-specific) subunit beta, producing MDSLLTNGIELSYLVAACLFILGLKKLGSPATARQGNSIAAVGMLLAVVATLLNQQVLNYGLIAGGIVIGSIIGVITAKKVEMTDMPQLVGLFNGLGGAASALVAIAEFWRLLSLGETLSITTSLTIILGVLIGGVTLTGSLIAFGKLQGIMPGRPVIFPAQQIINFAILAGFLSGSIYLFVNPDPNIFLGLVGISLVLGVLFVIPIGGGDMPVVISLLNSYSGLAASAAGFVVGNNMLIIAGALVGASGIILTQIMCKAMNRSITNVLFAGFGSDGGAPEGDGGAAIDGAIKSVDPEESAMMLGYARSVVIIPGYGMAVAQAQHSVKELADMLEKKGVEVKYAIHPVAGRMPGHMNVLLAEANVPYTQLYDMDDINPQFDNTDVALVIGANDVVNPAARHDKGSPIYGMPILEVDKAKTTIVIKRSMSTGFSGVQNELFFKDKTMMLFGSAKDMVEKISSEVKEL from the coding sequence ATGGATAGCTTACTTACCAATGGCATCGAACTGAGTTATCTCGTGGCGGCCTGTCTGTTTATTCTGGGCTTAAAGAAATTAGGCTCTCCTGCAACAGCCCGTCAAGGCAACTCCATTGCAGCGGTGGGCATGTTACTGGCAGTGGTGGCGACCCTGCTCAATCAACAGGTTTTAAACTATGGTCTGATCGCTGGGGGGATCGTCATCGGCAGTATCATCGGTGTGATCACGGCGAAAAAAGTCGAAATGACCGATATGCCCCAATTGGTCGGCCTCTTTAATGGTCTGGGGGGGGCGGCTTCGGCTCTGGTGGCGATCGCCGAATTTTGGCGACTCCTATCCCTCGGAGAAACCCTCTCTATCACCACTAGCCTCACGATTATTTTGGGGGTACTGATTGGCGGCGTCACCCTAACAGGAAGCCTCATTGCCTTTGGCAAATTACAAGGGATCATGCCCGGTCGCCCGGTAATTTTCCCGGCCCAACAGATCATTAATTTCGCCATTCTGGCAGGATTCCTCAGCGGCAGTATCTATTTGTTCGTGAATCCTGATCCGAATATTTTTCTCGGCTTAGTGGGGATCTCCCTTGTGCTGGGCGTTCTCTTTGTGATCCCCATCGGTGGCGGCGATATGCCCGTGGTGATCTCTCTTCTCAATTCCTACTCTGGTCTAGCTGCCAGTGCCGCCGGGTTCGTGGTGGGCAACAATATGCTCATTATTGCCGGGGCTTTGGTAGGCGCATCGGGGATTATCCTCACCCAAATCATGTGTAAGGCCATGAACCGTTCCATTACTAACGTCTTGTTTGCGGGCTTTGGGAGTGATGGCGGTGCCCCAGAAGGCGACGGTGGTGCGGCCATTGATGGCGCCATTAAAAGCGTAGATCCTGAAGAAAGCGCCATGATGCTTGGCTATGCCCGCAGTGTTGTCATTATTCCGGGTTATGGGATGGCCGTGGCCCAGGCGCAACATTCCGTCAAAGAGCTGGCCGATATGCTGGAGAAAAAAGGCGTAGAAGTCAAATACGCGATTCACCCTGTGGCTGGTCGAATGCCGGGGCATATGAATGTGCTCCTCGCGGAGGCCAATGTCCCTTACACCCAGCTTTATGACATGGACGATATCAATCCCCAGTTTGATAATACGGATGTGGCCCTAGTGATTGGTGCCAACGATGTGGTTAATCCGGCGGCGCGCCACGACAAAGGTAGCCCCATTTATGGGATGCCGATTTTGGAAGTAGATAAAGCTAAAACCACCATTGTAATCAAGCGAAGTATGAGTACAGGCTTTTCTGGGGTACAAAATGAGCTGTTCTTCAAAGACAAAACAATGATGCTGTTTGGCAGTGCCAAAGACATGGTGGAAAAAATTTCTTCTGAAGTAAAAGAGCTTTAG
- a CDS encoding Re/Si-specific NAD(P)(+) transhydrogenase subunit alpha — MKIAVARETVAGERRVALTPDQVSRLVKKGWEIHVEAGAGEASLLPDAAYEEAGAKVVGDRQSLWKEADLLVKVAVPTEEEVALLPEGSMVASLLNPLGQPEIIQKLADKKITALGMELIPRTSRAQSMDVLSSQAGVAGYKAVLLAAAALPKFFPMLTTAAGTIRPAKVFVIGAGVAGLQAIATARRLGAVVEAFDIRPAVKEEVQSLGAKFVEVQLEEETATAGGYAKEVSEDSKKKSQALISDHVATADVVITTAQVPGRRAPVLVTDDMIARMQTGSVLIDLAGEQGGNCEGCEAGREVQVHGATIIAPINLPSTVPVHASQMFAKNMATLLQLLIPEDAINLDFADDILDSVCVTHQGEIRNQRVKDALQQMAVTA; from the coding sequence ATGAAAATTGCTGTTGCTCGGGAAACCGTTGCCGGAGAACGTCGGGTAGCCCTGACACCGGATCAGGTTTCTCGTCTTGTTAAAAAAGGCTGGGAAATCCATGTGGAGGCCGGGGCTGGTGAGGCATCTCTCCTTCCCGATGCTGCCTATGAGGAAGCTGGGGCAAAAGTCGTTGGCGATCGTCAATCCCTCTGGAAAGAGGCTGATCTCCTCGTCAAGGTGGCTGTACCCACAGAAGAAGAGGTTGCCCTCCTGCCGGAAGGGTCAATGGTGGCGAGTTTGCTCAATCCCCTGGGACAACCAGAGATTATTCAAAAATTAGCAGATAAAAAGATAACCGCCTTGGGCATGGAGTTGATCCCCCGCACCAGTCGCGCCCAAAGTATGGATGTGTTGTCTTCCCAGGCTGGGGTGGCTGGCTACAAAGCGGTTTTACTTGCTGCCGCTGCCCTACCCAAGTTTTTCCCAATGTTAACCACAGCCGCTGGCACCATTCGTCCAGCTAAGGTGTTTGTGATTGGAGCTGGGGTAGCGGGTCTCCAGGCGATCGCCACAGCCAGAAGACTCGGCGCGGTAGTCGAGGCCTTTGACATCCGGCCCGCCGTCAAAGAAGAAGTCCAAAGTCTCGGCGCTAAATTTGTCGAAGTGCAACTAGAAGAAGAAACTGCAACGGCCGGTGGCTACGCCAAGGAAGTTTCCGAAGACTCGAAAAAGAAAAGCCAAGCCCTCATTTCAGACCATGTGGCCACCGCCGATGTGGTGATCACCACCGCCCAAGTTCCCGGTCGCCGCGCCCCCGTACTTGTAACCGATGACATGATTGCCCGGATGCAAACCGGATCGGTTTTGATCGATCTCGCCGGCGAACAAGGGGGTAACTGTGAAGGCTGTGAGGCAGGCCGCGAAGTCCAAGTCCACGGGGCCACGATCATTGCTCCCATTAATCTTCCTTCCACGGTGCCTGTCCATGCGAGCCAAATGTTTGCCAAGAATATGGCGACCTTGCTACAACTGCTCATTCCCGAAGACGCGATTAATCTCGATTTTGCCGATGACATCCTAGATTCCGTTTGTGTGACCCATCAAGGGGAAATTCGCAATCAACGGGTCAAAGACGCCCTGCAACAAATGGCTGTCACTGCCTAA
- a CDS encoding NAD(P) transhydrogenase subunit alpha, whose translation MTTATLLSSLFVFVLASFVGFEVINKVPPTLHTPLMSGANAISGIALIGALLVSGEEHWNLTVILGLIAVVCATINVVGGFLVTDRMLQMFKKKEA comes from the coding sequence ATGACAACAGCAACACTGCTCAGTAGCCTATTCGTATTCGTATTGGCTTCCTTTGTGGGCTTTGAAGTAATTAATAAAGTCCCACCCACGCTACACACACCACTCATGTCCGGGGCCAACGCCATCTCTGGTATTGCCTTAATTGGTGCCCTTTTGGTTTCTGGCGAAGAACACTGGAATTTAACGGTCATCCTCGGTCTCATCGCGGTGGTCTGCGCCACGATCAATGTTGTCGGCGGTTTTTTGGTCACAGACCGGATGCTGCAAATGTTTAAGAAGAAGGAGGCCTAA
- the psb30 gene encoding photosystem II reaction center protein Ycf12/Psb30, producing MDFITGFFGSLNFEVIFQLTFVSLILISGPVVIFLLAIRGGDM from the coding sequence ATGGATTTTATCACAGGTTTTTTTGGTAGCCTCAACTTTGAAGTGATTTTTCAGTTGACTTTTGTCTCTTTGATCCTCATTTCGGGGCCTGTTGTTATCTTTTTGCTGGCTATTCGTGGCGGCGATATGTAA